In one Stenotrophomonas maltophilia genomic region, the following are encoded:
- a CDS encoding ABC1 kinase family protein: MSRRSQILRLLMRYRHSGVFSGMNLDAAGSQAEVPADGNPEQFVSDLEALGPTFVKLGQMLSTRPDMVPVEFATALERMQEKVAEIPVERIHAIVEQELGAPVSKLFAAFDPEPLGCASIAQVHRAVMHDGRQVAVKVQKPEVAAQLRSDLEALRSFALAADHLTQVGRRVRLRDWLNEFAKTLMQELDYHAEAENLARFGRHLRPFRRLWVPQPIWDYSSQRVLTMELATGVRVDAIPGVRRTEQSMDPLAAALIRGYLDQIFVHGEIHADPHPGNLRVMPDGRLAIFDLGMVAHMPPRLRERLLKILFAAVDGRGEEVADDLISISTRLEAFDEERYLRETGQLIARYAASGNFSEGRVVLDMVRIATACGLRTPPELSLLGKALLNLETVCRLLAPELDTRRIVERQLQHVMRARLKKSLSAANLASEAMELQQLLRDGPRKLSDIMALLAENRLQMKVTGLEESRLMENLQKIANRVAAGIISAALILAASLMMKLDTGWHVFGYPAIALVLMLIGVALGLGIVTSALLFDRRARAREERGHR; this comes from the coding sequence ATGAGCCGACGCAGCCAGATCCTGCGCCTGCTGATGCGCTACCGTCATTCGGGGGTGTTCTCCGGCATGAACCTGGACGCAGCCGGCAGCCAGGCCGAGGTGCCGGCCGACGGCAATCCCGAGCAGTTCGTCAGTGACCTGGAAGCGCTGGGGCCGACGTTCGTCAAGCTGGGCCAGATGCTGTCCACACGTCCAGACATGGTGCCGGTGGAGTTCGCCACGGCACTGGAGCGCATGCAGGAGAAGGTGGCCGAGATTCCGGTCGAACGCATCCATGCCATCGTCGAGCAGGAGCTGGGGGCACCGGTGAGCAAGCTGTTCGCGGCCTTCGACCCCGAGCCGCTGGGCTGCGCCTCGATCGCCCAGGTCCATCGTGCGGTGATGCATGACGGCCGGCAGGTCGCGGTGAAGGTGCAGAAGCCGGAGGTCGCCGCGCAGCTGCGTTCGGACCTGGAAGCGTTGCGCAGCTTCGCTCTGGCCGCCGATCACCTGACCCAGGTCGGCCGCCGGGTCCGCCTGCGCGACTGGCTCAACGAGTTCGCCAAGACCCTGATGCAGGAGCTGGATTACCACGCCGAGGCCGAGAACCTGGCCCGCTTCGGCCGCCATCTGCGGCCCTTCCGGCGCCTGTGGGTCCCGCAGCCGATCTGGGATTACAGCAGCCAGCGCGTGCTGACCATGGAGCTGGCCACCGGCGTTCGCGTGGACGCGATACCCGGCGTACGCCGTACCGAGCAGTCGATGGACCCGCTGGCAGCCGCGCTGATCCGGGGCTACCTGGACCAGATCTTCGTGCATGGCGAGATCCACGCCGATCCCCATCCGGGCAACCTTCGGGTGATGCCCGATGGTCGCCTCGCCATCTTCGATCTGGGCATGGTCGCGCACATGCCACCGCGGCTGCGCGAGCGCCTGCTGAAGATCCTGTTCGCCGCCGTCGATGGCCGCGGCGAAGAAGTGGCGGACGATCTGATCAGCATCAGCACCCGGCTGGAAGCCTTCGACGAGGAGCGTTACCTGCGCGAGACCGGCCAGTTGATCGCGCGCTATGCCGCCAGCGGCAACTTCTCCGAGGGACGCGTGGTGCTGGACATGGTGCGCATCGCCACGGCCTGTGGATTGCGTACGCCGCCGGAACTGAGCCTGCTGGGCAAGGCGCTGCTGAACCTGGAGACGGTCTGCCGCCTGCTCGCGCCCGAACTGGACACGCGCCGCATCGTCGAACGCCAGCTGCAGCATGTGATGCGCGCGCGCCTGAAGAAGTCGCTGTCGGCCGCCAACCTCGCCAGCGAGGCAATGGAGCTGCAGCAGCTGCTGCGCGATGGGCCGCGCAAGCTGTCGGACATCATGGCCCTGCTGGCCGAGAACCGCCTGCAGATGAAGGTGACCGGGCTGGAGGAATCACGGCTGATGGAGAACCTGCAGAAGATCGCCAACCGCGTGGCGGCGGGCATCATCAGCGCAGCGCTGATTCTCGCCGCATCGCTGATGATGAAGCTCGATACCGGCTGGCATGTGTTCGGTTACCCGGCGATCGCGCTGGTGCTGATGCTGATCGGCGTGGCGTTGGGGCTGGGCATCGTCACCAGCGCGCTGTTGTTCGATCGGCGCGCGCGGGCACGCGAGGAACGCGGCCATCGATGA
- a CDS encoding phosphoglycerol transferase I produces MLWILLLSLLLLVWLFLASDKWMWWKAGSFSLLLLALSTWWLIDKLSGDGLNAATLYHLGADMEGAGVADFKGYIAGFIVLALVSLLPLFATRVRRWHRPGRGAAWFAGFAVAWVVTLMVSPLARDGQRLYQQLRPVDFARIAPEYQVPTQPLQRPRNIVWIYGESLERTYLDENVFPGLMPNLNRLAARSLDVRGLASAEGSGWTIAGLVASMCGVPLTTSQGDENSMDRMGSFLPKAVCLGDYLKQQGYTNHYLGGANGQFAGKGQFLASHGFDEVHDLAWFKQQKKIGRIHYSAWGVHDDVLLDTAYQRFEQLSRAGAPFMLTTLTMDTHHPAGHLPVSCKDERYQSQYGNIGLLNALKCTDRLISQLVQRIQASPYGKDTLIVIASDHLAMPNDLSHVLARQKRENLLLFLGDGVAPRQLAAENGSTLDSGATLLGLLDPGLRTMGFGRSLLDETRAPSASVAARRDGGRDYPQYLAFARSLWLGEPTRELRIDNDDQVVVGMQHVQPPVLLEYDKDWGLKSVYLENTSRQFDDADPDNTLAYVDRCTAFEDGSADGDWCALLVNRDNGIKLYRDDDLRGGIAVDAPLDAFQGPRPSVRQAHMITQKGRRTRAGQYMLQLVASTRPDRGFWIEAVSSQRKVVLAQQWVQPDADGKINVSFGLDHEVDDLEIRAWLNHAEKLAVDTFALVPSRSRPRG; encoded by the coding sequence ATGCTCTGGATCCTTCTGCTGTCGTTGTTGCTGCTGGTCTGGCTGTTCCTCGCTTCCGACAAATGGATGTGGTGGAAGGCCGGTTCGTTCTCACTGCTGTTGCTGGCGCTTAGCACGTGGTGGCTGATCGACAAGCTCTCCGGTGACGGACTCAACGCCGCCACGCTGTACCACCTGGGTGCGGACATGGAGGGTGCCGGCGTCGCCGACTTCAAGGGCTACATCGCCGGCTTCATCGTGCTGGCCCTGGTTTCGCTGCTACCGCTGTTCGCCACGCGGGTCCGCCGCTGGCATCGGCCCGGACGGGGTGCGGCCTGGTTCGCCGGCTTCGCCGTCGCATGGGTGGTCACGCTCATGGTCAGTCCGCTGGCGCGCGACGGCCAGCGTCTTTACCAGCAGCTGCGACCGGTTGATTTCGCGCGCATCGCGCCGGAATACCAGGTGCCTACCCAGCCGTTGCAGCGGCCGCGCAACATCGTCTGGATCTACGGCGAAAGTCTTGAACGCACTTATCTGGATGAGAACGTGTTTCCCGGGTTGATGCCCAATCTCAATCGTCTGGCCGCCAGGTCGTTGGATGTGCGCGGCCTGGCATCGGCCGAAGGCAGTGGCTGGACCATCGCCGGGCTGGTGGCATCGATGTGCGGCGTGCCGCTGACCACCTCGCAGGGCGATGAGAACAGCATGGACCGGATGGGCAGCTTCCTGCCCAAGGCCGTGTGCCTGGGCGACTACCTGAAGCAGCAGGGCTACACCAACCATTATCTGGGCGGCGCCAACGGCCAGTTCGCCGGCAAGGGCCAGTTCCTGGCCAGCCACGGCTTCGACGAAGTACATGATCTGGCGTGGTTCAAGCAGCAGAAGAAGATCGGGCGCATTCACTACTCTGCTTGGGGCGTACACGATGACGTGCTGCTGGACACCGCCTACCAGCGCTTCGAGCAGCTCTCGCGCGCCGGCGCACCGTTCATGCTGACCACGCTGACCATGGATACGCACCATCCCGCAGGCCACCTGCCGGTGTCGTGCAAGGACGAACGCTACCAGAGCCAGTACGGCAACATCGGCCTGCTCAACGCGCTCAAATGCACCGACCGCCTGATCTCGCAGCTGGTCCAGCGCATCCAGGCCAGTCCGTACGGCAAGGACACGCTGATCGTGATCGCCTCGGACCATCTGGCGATGCCCAACGATCTCAGTCACGTGCTGGCCAGGCAGAAGCGCGAGAACCTGCTGCTGTTCCTCGGTGATGGCGTGGCGCCGCGCCAGCTGGCGGCGGAGAACGGCTCGACGCTGGACTCCGGCGCCACCCTGCTGGGCCTGCTCGATCCGGGCCTGCGCACGATGGGCTTCGGCCGCTCGCTGCTGGACGAAACGCGTGCCCCCAGTGCCAGCGTCGCGGCGCGTCGCGATGGCGGCCGCGATTACCCGCAGTACCTGGCATTCGCCCGGTCGCTGTGGCTGGGCGAGCCGACCCGCGAACTGCGGATCGACAACGACGACCAGGTGGTGGTGGGCATGCAGCACGTGCAGCCGCCGGTCCTGCTGGAGTACGACAAGGACTGGGGCCTGAAGTCGGTGTATCTGGAGAACACGTCCCGCCAGTTCGACGATGCCGATCCGGACAACACCCTGGCCTATGTGGATCGCTGCACCGCATTCGAGGATGGGTCGGCCGACGGCGACTGGTGCGCCTTGCTGGTGAACCGCGACAACGGCATCAAGCTGTACCGCGACGACGACCTGCGTGGTGGCATCGCGGTGGACGCGCCGCTGGATGCGTTCCAGGGACCGCGCCCGAGCGTGCGCCAGGCCCACATGATCACCCAGAAGGGCCGCCGCACCCGCGCCGGCCAGTACATGCTGCAGCTGGTGGCAAGCACGCGCCCGGATCGCGGTTTCTGGATCGAGGCCGTGTCATCGCAGCGCAAGGTGGTGCTGGCCCAGCAGTGGGTCCAGCCTGATGCCGACGGCAAGATCAATGTGTCCTTCGGACTGGATCATGAAGTGGACGATCTGGAGATCCGCGCCTGGTTGAATCACGCCGAGAAGCTGGCCGTGGATACCTTCGCGCTGGTGCCTTCGCGCAGCCGACCGCGGGGATAG
- a CDS encoding DUF3772 domain-containing protein translates to MSSFLQSIRTRGPWLGLLLGAALLLSAPVFAQDEAPTPKQQLAQIDSTLKEIARKRDDAEATETLGTLSEDASKAKRDAEALEKSLQPQLDQLKEQLAQLGEAPQGTTEPPDLAAQRRTLSRESDALAASVAQAKAIAVRAQQLSADIDKQRSAQISEELGRKVDSPLSPSLWRQVADQLPDDIARVRPLAQQGRDTLAKAIDTHGWGTLLLGLAAALVMMFPLRLWLRALGRRFAASERAPDGRLRRSGLAMWLLLVGTLLPGYAVVVLVASLNAIGGIAPRLQNVADGLVAATFAAAFIAALSACLLMPRRPSWRLLNLDDTAALKLRKYAWGAAALAWLSNVLVAIDRATRTSDVTTVALDGVIALTYLGLIMAMLVTLARLHRRQTAEAEAKLEAQADGLGAQQPVRRSSWLVLARVAGNIAVVAAIIATLLGYVNFAKFVNQQLIGGSIVVLAATLLFKFVDDFCTWLLNADSKVGQTILLSTGLSVSRLEQAGVLLSAVLRTFVVLIALLALAAPFGNVGSIVERFASLANGIPIAKDLTLEPGRIVLAIGVLLAGLGVMQVVQRWLADTYLPKTELDLGARNSISTVARYLGIIIAVLWALTVMGLNLQKLALLVSALSVGIGFGLQAITQNFVSGLILLAERPVKIGDWVKLGDQEGDIRRINVRSTEIQVGDKSTLIVPNSELITKTIRNMTMGNNQGRIQIQFAVPTSTDVAGLRQAMLDAYGAHTSVLQTPAPTVYIDGIAGGQITINSFAYVASPRQVYGTRSDLYFSLLQILAERNIPLSTPTDIHITRDPQE, encoded by the coding sequence GTGTCTTCCTTCCTGCAATCGATCCGCACGCGCGGGCCCTGGCTGGGCCTGCTGCTGGGCGCCGCCCTTCTGCTGTCCGCGCCGGTGTTCGCCCAGGATGAGGCGCCTACGCCGAAGCAGCAGCTGGCACAGATTGACAGCACGCTGAAGGAGATCGCGCGCAAGCGCGACGACGCCGAAGCCACCGAAACACTCGGCACGCTTTCAGAGGACGCCTCGAAGGCCAAGCGGGATGCAGAGGCGCTGGAAAAGTCCCTGCAGCCACAGCTGGACCAGCTCAAAGAGCAGCTGGCTCAGCTGGGTGAAGCGCCGCAGGGCACCACCGAGCCCCCCGACCTGGCCGCGCAGCGGCGTACGCTCAGCCGCGAGAGCGATGCCCTGGCCGCCTCGGTGGCCCAAGCCAAAGCCATCGCGGTGCGTGCCCAGCAGTTGAGTGCGGACATCGACAAGCAACGTTCCGCGCAGATCAGCGAGGAACTGGGCCGCAAGGTCGATTCACCGCTGTCGCCGTCGCTCTGGCGGCAGGTGGCCGATCAGCTTCCCGATGACATCGCCCGCGTGCGCCCGTTGGCGCAACAGGGGCGTGACACCCTGGCCAAGGCCATCGACACCCACGGCTGGGGCACCCTGCTGCTCGGCCTGGCCGCAGCACTGGTGATGATGTTCCCGCTGCGCCTGTGGCTGCGCGCGCTGGGGCGCCGGTTTGCCGCCTCGGAACGCGCGCCGGACGGCCGCCTGCGCCGTTCCGGCCTGGCCATGTGGCTGCTGCTGGTGGGCACCCTGCTGCCGGGCTATGCGGTGGTGGTGCTGGTGGCTTCGCTGAATGCCATTGGCGGCATCGCCCCGCGCCTGCAGAACGTGGCCGATGGCCTGGTGGCGGCGACCTTCGCTGCGGCCTTCATCGCCGCGCTCAGCGCGTGCCTGCTGATGCCCAGGCGCCCCTCCTGGCGGCTGCTGAACCTGGATGACACCGCCGCGCTGAAGCTGCGCAAGTACGCCTGGGGTGCCGCTGCGCTGGCCTGGCTGAGCAACGTGCTGGTGGCCATTGACCGTGCCACCCGCACCAGCGACGTGACCACGGTGGCACTGGATGGCGTGATTGCGCTGACCTACCTCGGCCTGATCATGGCCATGCTGGTGACCCTGGCACGCCTGCACCGGCGGCAGACGGCTGAAGCCGAAGCGAAGCTGGAAGCGCAGGCCGATGGTCTCGGCGCACAGCAGCCGGTGCGCCGCAGCAGTTGGTTGGTACTGGCGCGCGTGGCTGGCAACATCGCGGTGGTGGCGGCGATCATCGCCACGCTGCTGGGCTATGTGAACTTCGCCAAGTTCGTGAACCAGCAGTTGATCGGCGGCAGCATCGTGGTGCTGGCAGCCACACTGCTGTTCAAGTTCGTCGATGATTTCTGCACCTGGCTGTTGAACGCCGACAGCAAGGTTGGCCAGACCATCCTGCTCAGCACCGGCCTGAGCGTCTCCAGGCTGGAGCAGGCCGGCGTGCTGCTGTCGGCGGTGCTGCGCACCTTCGTGGTCCTGATTGCGCTGCTGGCACTGGCCGCGCCCTTCGGCAATGTCGGCTCGATCGTGGAGCGCTTCGCGTCGCTGGCCAATGGCATTCCCATCGCCAAGGACCTGACGCTGGAGCCGGGCCGCATCGTACTGGCCATCGGCGTGCTGCTGGCCGGGCTGGGGGTGATGCAGGTGGTGCAGCGCTGGCTGGCCGACACCTACCTGCCCAAGACCGAACTGGATCTGGGCGCGCGCAATTCAATCAGCACCGTCGCCCGCTATCTTGGCATCATCATCGCGGTGCTGTGGGCCCTGACGGTGATGGGACTGAACCTGCAGAAGCTGGCGCTGCTGGTCAGTGCGTTGTCGGTGGGTATTGGTTTCGGCCTGCAGGCGATCACCCAGAATTTTGTTTCCGGCCTGATCCTGTTGGCCGAGCGACCGGTGAAGATCGGTGACTGGGTGAAGCTGGGTGACCAGGAAGGCGACATCCGCCGCATCAATGTGCGCTCGACCGAGATCCAGGTGGGCGACAAGTCCACGTTGATCGTGCCCAACTCGGAGCTGATCACCAAGACCATCCGCAACATGACGATGGGCAACAACCAGGGCCGCATCCAGATCCAGTTCGCGGTACCGACCAGCACCGACGTCGCCGGCCTGCGGCAGGCCATGCTGGATGCCTATGGCGCGCACACCAGCGTGCTGCAGACGCCCGCGCCGACGGTGTACATCGACGGCATTGCCGGCGGCCAGATCACCATCAACAGCTTCGCCTACGTGGCCAGCCCACGGCAGGTGTACGGCACCCGCAGCGATCTGTATTTCAGTCTGTTGCAGATCCTGGCGGAGCGGAACATTCCGCTGTCCACGCCAACGGACATCCACATCACCCGCGACCCCCAGGAGTAG
- a CDS encoding lipocalin family protein, protein MTEQLPLKTVADLKLPRYLGTWYEIARLPMRHEPEGCTDVSAHYSLLDNGNVSVHNRCRMDGQVEEASGEACPVDNDSARLEVSFLPKGLRWLPFAKGDYWVIQIAPDYSVSLVGSPDRRYLWLLAREPKLDATVRDHYLATARLQGFDLSELIHTPHTGHPTA, encoded by the coding sequence ATGACCGAACAGCTGCCACTGAAGACCGTCGCCGACCTCAAGCTGCCCCGCTACCTGGGCACCTGGTATGAGATCGCGCGCCTGCCCATGCGCCACGAGCCGGAAGGCTGCACCGATGTCTCGGCGCACTACAGCCTGCTCGACAACGGCAACGTCAGCGTCCACAACCGCTGCCGCATGGACGGCCAGGTCGAGGAGGCCAGCGGCGAAGCCTGCCCCGTCGACAACGACAGCGCGCGCCTGGAAGTGAGCTTCCTGCCCAAGGGCCTGCGCTGGCTGCCCTTCGCCAAGGGCGACTACTGGGTCATCCAGATCGCTCCGGACTACAGCGTGTCGCTGGTTGGCAGCCCCGATCGCCGCTACCTGTGGCTGCTGGCACGCGAGCCGAAGCTGGACGCCACCGTGCGGGACCATTATCTGGCCACGGCGCGGCTGCAGGGCTTCGATCTGTCCGAACTGATCCACACGCCGCACACCGGCCATCCCACCGCCTGA
- a CDS encoding NAD(P)/FAD-dependent oxidoreductase: protein MDLKSGYPWWAVRNGLIQAFPPLEGDLRCDVLVVGGGITGALIADELSRHGHEVALIEQRDIGWGSTAASTALLQYEIDTHLLELAQRYGHDAATLAYRACAEAIPALGEVARGLKDVDFRRMDSLYLASRHRDVPRLMAEGQARRSAGLDARWLDPEALAERFDVDAGGALLTRQAARVDPYCLTYGLLKRVRQRGGHIHDRTVLHTLTPGTRGVTAKTESGATIRAGHVVLAMGYANQRWLSQRVARNRSSYAFITDPVDAAVLGPLQRTMVWESARPYLYLRATGDRRLLVGGLDDAIDIPARRDRRVEGKADKLMKQLLHWFPKLDPVPAFSWAGTFAETADGLPFFGPHEQWGPRVHLAMAYGGNGITYSMIGAQLLRARIERRKHPLAELFGFGRL from the coding sequence ATGGACCTGAAAAGTGGCTATCCCTGGTGGGCCGTACGCAATGGCCTGATCCAGGCATTTCCCCCGCTGGAGGGCGACCTGCGCTGCGATGTGCTGGTGGTCGGCGGCGGCATCACCGGCGCACTGATCGCCGATGAGCTGTCACGTCACGGTCACGAGGTCGCCCTGATCGAGCAGCGCGACATCGGTTGGGGCAGCACCGCCGCCAGCACCGCGCTGTTGCAGTACGAGATCGACACCCATCTGCTGGAACTGGCCCAGCGCTATGGCCACGACGCGGCCACGCTGGCCTACCGGGCCTGTGCCGAGGCGATCCCGGCACTGGGCGAAGTGGCGCGTGGCCTGAAGGACGTGGACTTCCGGCGCATGGACAGCCTGTACCTGGCCAGTCGCCACCGCGACGTGCCCCGCCTCATGGCCGAGGGCCAGGCACGCCGCAGCGCCGGCCTGGACGCCCGCTGGCTGGACCCGGAGGCGCTGGCGGAGCGCTTCGATGTGGACGCCGGCGGCGCATTGCTGACCCGGCAGGCAGCGCGGGTCGACCCTTACTGCCTCACCTATGGATTGCTGAAGCGGGTGCGCCAGCGCGGCGGCCACATTCACGATCGCACCGTGCTGCACACGCTGACGCCAGGCACACGGGGCGTTACCGCCAAGACCGAATCAGGCGCGACGATCCGCGCAGGCCACGTGGTGCTGGCGATGGGATACGCCAACCAGCGCTGGCTCTCGCAGCGCGTCGCACGCAACCGCAGCAGCTATGCCTTCATTACCGACCCTGTCGATGCCGCGGTGCTGGGCCCCCTGCAGCGCACGATGGTGTGGGAAAGCGCGCGCCCCTATCTGTACCTGCGGGCCACCGGCGACCGTCGCCTGCTGGTGGGCGGGCTGGACGATGCCATCGATATTCCGGCACGGCGCGACCGGCGGGTGGAAGGCAAGGCGGACAAGCTCATGAAGCAGCTGCTGCACTGGTTCCCCAAGCTCGACCCGGTGCCGGCATTCTCATGGGCCGGTACCTTCGCCGAGACCGCCGACGGATTGCCGTTCTTCGGCCCGCATGAACAGTGGGGGCCGCGCGTGCACCTGGCAATGGCCTACGGCGGCAATGGCATCACCTATTCCATGATCGGCGCACAGCTGCTGCGGGCCCGCATCGAGCGGCGCAAGCATCCGCTGGCGGAGCTGTTCGGGTTCGGGCGGCTGTGA
- a CDS encoding PepSY domain-containing protein: MLKSLTLATVAVLAIAPAAHAAPLGMAQAEQALRKAGYTQIHEIERDDGLWEADVSRADGRFSEVYVDPKTGEIFDEHNGRALLPTEQVLAKAQSQGLREIHSLERDGATWSLEARNARNHKVEVRLSGYDGRILHSERDGWLD, encoded by the coding sequence ATGCTGAAGTCGCTCACCCTCGCCACCGTCGCCGTGCTGGCCATCGCTCCGGCCGCGCACGCTGCACCGCTGGGCATGGCCCAGGCCGAGCAGGCCCTGCGCAAGGCCGGCTACACCCAGATCCACGAGATCGAACGCGATGACGGCCTGTGGGAAGCCGACGTCAGCCGCGCCGATGGCCGCTTCAGCGAGGTCTACGTGGACCCGAAGACCGGCGAGATCTTCGATGAGCACAACGGCCGCGCGCTGCTGCCGACCGAGCAGGTGCTGGCCAAGGCACAGTCGCAGGGCCTGCGCGAGATCCACTCGCTGGAGCGCGATGGCGCCACCTGGTCGCTGGAAGCGCGCAATGCCCGCAACCACAAGGTCGAGGTGCGCCTGAGCGGCTATGACGGCCGCATCCTGCACAGCGAACGCGACGGCTGGCTGGATTGA
- a CDS encoding PepSY domain-containing protein — MLVSLPLLLALATPGSAAGPAPDPAQQVARRAVQQGRYVPLEQVVRDALRRQPGQLLEVELDDAVYEVEILRDDGAVVELDYDARNGTLLKMELDD; from the coding sequence ATGCTGGTCTCCCTGCCCCTGCTGCTGGCCCTGGCCACTCCGGGCTCCGCTGCCGGCCCTGCGCCGGACCCGGCGCAGCAGGTCGCGCGCCGCGCCGTGCAGCAGGGCCGTTACGTGCCCCTGGAACAGGTGGTGCGCGACGCGCTCAGGCGCCAGCCCGGCCAACTGCTGGAGGTGGAGTTGGACGACGCGGTGTACGAGGTGGAGATCCTGCGTGACGACGGCGCAGTGGTGGAGCTGGACTATGATGCGCGCAACGGGACGTTGTTGAAGATGGAACTGGACGACTGA
- a CDS encoding response regulator transcription factor, whose protein sequence is MRILLAEDDTELAKRLQPLLEQAGYVVDVATDGRRAEEIGQIEDLHAAVVDLGLPGLDGLSVIERWRAHGRDFPVLVLTARSRWHDKLAGFDAGADDYLTKPFQADELVLRLRALIRRSRGHASPRLQCGPLQLDVNAGRFELDGQPLPLSPQEFRVLSYFIHHAGRVISRDRLGEQVFEGGYDPDSNALDVLLGRVRRKLGVELIHTVRGQGWRLAEA, encoded by the coding sequence ATGCGGATCCTGCTTGCCGAGGATGACACCGAGCTGGCCAAACGCCTGCAGCCCCTGCTGGAGCAGGCCGGCTACGTGGTCGATGTGGCCACCGATGGCCGTCGTGCGGAAGAGATCGGCCAGATCGAGGACCTGCATGCCGCGGTCGTCGATCTTGGCCTGCCCGGCCTGGATGGACTGAGCGTGATCGAGCGCTGGCGTGCCCATGGCCGCGATTTTCCGGTGCTGGTGCTGACCGCACGCAGCCGCTGGCACGACAAGCTGGCCGGCTTCGATGCAGGCGCCGATGACTACCTGACCAAACCGTTCCAGGCCGATGAACTGGTGCTGCGCCTGCGTGCCCTGATCCGCCGCAGCCGGGGCCACGCCAGCCCGCGCCTGCAGTGCGGCCCCCTGCAGCTTGACGTCAACGCCGGTCGCTTTGAACTGGACGGGCAACCGTTGCCGCTGAGTCCCCAGGAGTTCCGCGTACTGAGTTACTTCATCCATCACGCCGGCCGCGTGATCAGCCGCGACCGCCTCGGCGAACAGGTCTTCGAAGGCGGTTACGATCCGGACTCGAACGCGCTGGACGTGCTGCTTGGCCGGGTGCGGCGCAAGCTGGGCGTGGAACTGATCCATACCGTGCGTGGCCAGGGTTGGCGGCTGGCCGAGGCATGA
- a CDS encoding sensor histidine kinase, protein MSARQPSLRRRLLLVGGIGLVLVSVLASVLLGELFKRSARDRLDGELQQDMLTLLAQAEIDPDGQLRLRQEPNDARFQRVFSGAYWQITDRNGKVLLQSRSLWDQTLPVTATGPTERNLSGPMQQSLRARVQQVRLPRASQPYIALVAHDRSALDADTAAFRQRSALALGLLVAAWLAVLASQVHFGLRPLRGLGQQLERIRRGDAERIDRSRLDLEIAPLADELDALLDHHQRMVARARSSAEDLAHALKTPLSVLAAEAEGEGRGWRRTVHEQGARMRASIDRYLAAGLAVDHHQRSDVAPAVEALCRLMTRVHAGRRIRFQMDVAHGLTFAGAATDLEEMLGNLLDNAGKWAASEVRLRALAKQDRLHIEVRDDGPGLDEAKLESVLQRGVRLDERVEGSGLGLAIAAEIAASHGGSLRLSNENPGLRARLELPLAPTDAPSPR, encoded by the coding sequence ATGAGCGCGCGCCAGCCTTCATTGCGGCGGCGGCTGCTGCTGGTGGGGGGCATCGGCCTGGTGCTGGTGTCGGTGCTGGCCAGCGTGCTGCTGGGCGAGCTGTTCAAGCGCAGCGCGCGCGACCGTCTTGACGGCGAGTTGCAGCAGGACATGCTGACTCTGCTCGCGCAGGCGGAGATCGATCCCGACGGACAGCTTCGGCTGCGCCAGGAACCCAACGACGCGCGCTTCCAGCGTGTGTTCTCCGGCGCCTACTGGCAGATCACCGACCGCAACGGCAAGGTGCTGCTGCAGTCGCGCTCGCTGTGGGACCAGACGCTGCCGGTCACGGCCACCGGCCCGACCGAGCGCAATCTGAGCGGGCCGATGCAGCAATCGCTGCGTGCCCGTGTGCAGCAGGTGCGCCTGCCACGTGCATCGCAGCCCTACATTGCGCTGGTTGCCCATGATCGCAGCGCGCTGGACGCGGACACCGCCGCCTTCCGTCAGCGCAGCGCGCTGGCGCTGGGCCTGCTGGTCGCGGCATGGCTGGCGGTGCTGGCCAGCCAGGTGCATTTCGGCCTGCGCCCACTGCGCGGCCTGGGCCAGCAGCTGGAACGCATCCGCCGTGGCGATGCCGAGCGCATCGACCGCAGCCGGCTGGATCTGGAGATCGCGCCGCTGGCCGACGAGCTCGATGCCCTGCTCGATCACCACCAGCGCATGGTCGCGCGTGCGCGCAGCAGCGCCGAGGACCTGGCGCATGCCCTGAAAACGCCGCTGAGCGTGCTGGCGGCCGAGGCGGAGGGTGAAGGACGCGGCTGGCGGCGCACGGTGCACGAACAGGGCGCGCGCATGCGTGCGAGCATCGACCGCTACCTGGCCGCCGGCCTGGCCGTGGACCACCACCAGCGCAGCGATGTGGCGCCCGCAGTGGAGGCACTGTGCCGGTTGATGACCCGCGTGCATGCCGGCCGCCGCATCCGCTTCCAGATGGACGTCGCACACGGGCTGACCTTCGCCGGCGCAGCCACCGACCTGGAGGAGATGCTGGGCAACCTACTGGACAACGCCGGCAAATGGGCCGCCAGCGAAGTACGCCTGCGGGCCCTGGCCAAACAGGACCGGCTGCATATCGAAGTGCGCGACGACGGCCCGGGGCTGGACGAAGCCAAGCTGGAGAGTGTCCTGCAACGTGGCGTACGCCTGGACGAACGGGTGGAAGGCAGCGGCCTGGGCCTTGCGATCGCAGCGGAGATCGCGGCCAGCCACGGCGGCTCACTGCGCCTTTCCAACGAGAACCCGGGGCTGCGCGCGCGGCTGGAACTGCCGCTGGCCCCGACGGACGCCCCGTCTCCCCGGTAG